The proteins below come from a single Acidobacteriota bacterium genomic window:
- a CDS encoding fused MFS/spermidine synthase, translating to MLKRFQSIILEITVFVCGALVMIFEIIGSRILSPFIGASTYIWTSLIGVILASLSLGYWLGGRLADNRPDVKILASVIFAAGGLISLTVLIKDVLLSTIASAAMMIEIKALIAAVVLFAPASICLGFVTPFAVRLKMTTLEETGRTVGRLYALSTIGSIIGTFAAGFFLIPFLGSVRTLYLIAAALIALSALLVPFSISKTNIAAITFFILGVVASEGGAYILRTSSGVYDIDTEYSRVQVFETKDPASGRPIRALATDPYFVQSAIFLDSDELVLEYGKYYHLISPFKPDFTSTLLIGGAGYTFPREYLKTYPNARIDVVEIDPQMTRIARDHFRMKDDPRMQIFHEDGRMFINRAETAKYDTILMDAFGSLFSVPHHLTTLEAVTQFSRILSDDGVIVFNLGAAISGEGSTFLAAELATYKQVFPQVHLFKVNSDYPDEKLQNLIMVASKSTDPALIQDTDSTAMRLLLDHRYTGTLPQGAAILTDDLAPVEYYNSIAQNLYLSSR from the coding sequence GTGCTTAAAAGATTCCAATCCATAATCTTAGAGATCACCGTCTTTGTCTGCGGTGCTCTTGTCATGATCTTTGAGATCATCGGCTCCCGCATCCTTTCGCCTTTTATTGGGGCCTCGACCTACATATGGACGAGCCTTATCGGCGTCATTTTAGCAAGCCTGAGCCTTGGCTATTGGCTTGGAGGACGACTCGCCGATAATAGGCCCGACGTTAAGATCCTTGCTTCGGTCATCTTTGCCGCGGGCGGCCTGATCTCGCTAACTGTTCTAATAAAGGATGTTCTGCTCTCGACGATCGCATCAGCTGCGATGATGATCGAGATCAAAGCGTTAATAGCGGCAGTCGTATTATTCGCCCCGGCAAGCATTTGCCTCGGGTTTGTCACGCCCTTTGCTGTGCGGCTAAAGATGACCACGCTTGAGGAAACCGGACGCACGGTAGGCCGTCTTTATGCTCTCTCCACCATCGGGAGCATAATCGGAACTTTTGCTGCAGGCTTTTTTCTGATCCCATTTCTCGGCAGCGTCCGCACGCTTTATTTGATCGCTGCAGCTTTGATCGCCCTGTCAGCTCTGCTTGTTCCGTTCTCAATTTCAAAGACAAATATTGCAGCGATCACTTTCTTCATTCTCGGAGTAGTCGCGAGCGAAGGCGGTGCGTACATTCTGCGTACCAGCAGCGGTGTTTACGACATTGACACCGAATACAGCCGCGTTCAAGTATTTGAAACCAAAGACCCTGCGTCCGGTAGACCGATCCGAGCCCTAGCAACCGACCCGTATTTCGTCCAGTCGGCAATATTTCTTGACAGCGACGAACTCGTGCTGGAATACGGCAAATATTATCACCTGATCAGTCCTTTTAAGCCCGATTTCACCTCCACGCTGCTGATCGGAGGAGCCGGTTACACGTTTCCGCGAGAATATTTGAAAACGTACCCAAATGCCCGCATTGACGTTGTCGAGATCGACCCGCAAATGACTAGGATCGCCCGCGATCACTTTCGGATGAAGGACGACCCGCGGATGCAGATCTTCCATGAAGACGGCAGGATGTTCATCAATCGGGCTGAAACTGCCAAGTACGATACGATCTTGATGGATGCATTTGGTTCGCTTTTCAGCGTTCCTCATCATCTGACGACCTTGGAAGCTGTGACCCAATTCAGCCGGATACTAAGTGACGACGGCGTAATTGTCTTCAATCTTGGAGCCGCGATATCAGGCGAAGGCAGCACGTTCCTCGCCGCGGAACTTGCAACTTACAAACAGGTCTTTCCGCAGGTGCATTTGTTCAAAGTAAACTCGGACTACCCGGACGAAAAGCTCCAGAATTTGATCATGGTTGCGTCAAAATCGACTGATCCCGCTTTAATTCAGGACACCGACAGTACGGCGATGAGACTGTTGCTTGACCATCGATACACGGGAACTTTACCGCAGGGAGCGGCGATTCTGACCGACGATCTTGCACCGGTTGAATACTACAATTCGATCGCCCAGAACCTTTACCTTTCCAGTCGATGA
- a CDS encoding branched-chain amino acid transaminase, with the protein MKIAPKVWRNGEFIDWSDANIHIMSHVVNYGSSVFEGIRCYDTSKGPAVFRLKEHMHRLVNSAKIYRMEPEFTRDDFCDAAVSLIGGSGLDSCYLRPLIIRGLDLEKPAFGVNPLNNPIDSYIAAWQWGKYLGEESMDAGIDVCVSSWSRITSNSLPAMAKAGANYMNSQLIKMEALLGGFSEGIALDDRGYVSEGSGENLFLVNGGKLITPPLGASILPGITRDSVIQIAREMGIEVLETTVQRAALYLADELFFTGTAAEITPIRAVDRITIGSGKCGDITKRLQTEFFKILDATRPAPDGAEWLTFVNASAARV; encoded by the coding sequence ATGAAGATCGCACCAAAGGTTTGGAGAAATGGCGAATTCATCGATTGGTCGGATGCAAATATCCACATAATGTCGCACGTTGTGAACTATGGTTCCAGCGTTTTTGAGGGCATCCGCTGCTATGACACCTCGAAAGGGCCGGCAGTTTTCCGCCTAAAGGAACACATGCACCGGCTTGTGAATTCAGCAAAGATATATCGGATGGAACCGGAATTCACACGCGACGATTTTTGCGACGCGGCGGTCAGCCTTATCGGCGGCAGCGGTCTCGATTCCTGCTATCTTCGGCCGCTGATCATTCGCGGGCTGGATCTGGAAAAGCCGGCATTCGGCGTAAATCCGCTTAATAATCCGATCGATTCATACATCGCGGCGTGGCAGTGGGGCAAGTATCTCGGTGAAGAATCAATGGACGCCGGCATCGACGTTTGCGTTTCGAGTTGGTCTCGAATTACGTCAAATTCCCTTCCCGCGATGGCCAAGGCGGGAGCGAATTACATGAATTCGCAGCTCATCAAGATGGAAGCCCTCCTCGGTGGATTCTCTGAGGGAATCGCTCTCGACGATCGCGGCTACGTTTCAGAAGGCTCGGGTGAGAATCTGTTTCTGGTCAATGGCGGTAAGCTGATCACGCCTCCGCTCGGAGCGTCGATCCTGCCGGGAATCACTCGTGATTCGGTAATTCAGATCGCTCGTGAAATGGGCATTGAAGTGTTAGAAACAACCGTGCAGCGGGCCGCACTTTATCTTGCCGACGAGCTCTTCTTTACCGGCACGGCAGCTGAGATCACGCCCATACGTGCGGTCGACCGCATTACCATAGGTTCCGGAAAATGCGGTGATATAACGAAACGTCTGCAAACCGAGTTCTTCAAGATCCTTGATGCAACGCGTCCGGCACCCGACGGAGCCGAATGGCTCACGTTTGTAAATGCCTCGGCCGCGCGCGTTTAG
- a CDS encoding PD40 domain-containing protein has product MTIRLTFLFSAIIFLNLFAVSTFGQVDSVIAQLSNSTAESFAGGMSGNGRFVVFESTGNVATENPRNTDGNSEIFLFDYAQRRIFQLTDTKSVLYDTQLPASFDNIRVTIVNTRPVISSDGKWIAFSSNATTSRPGSPNSTNPGLFYGDSFSAATPTPTPTPVPTPIGGATPTPTPTPSPSPTPTGTGTPTPTPTPTPAANPLSADGNLEIWLYQIPAYADVPNLAAGDEVAFTQLAGGNFVRVTNTDPSQLPRPGTGTTGAFVADDNHDVSINDDGSVIAFVSTRDLVPAVGNAFPAEDNDEIFTYVRSSGTLGQVTKTPRGVISNPIYSKNPTISGNGQRVLFASTGENPIVGMTGGVNPVASRNEEIYFADLVAGSPTTATVKKQVTTTTSTNLGDPVNILDLGRRMSRDGRYIAFDSYADLANENSGTNYTSFALYLYDTTGNTFRRVGARSDADEAASGGDVAHYPGFTNNDANGSPSTLVLETRLNIKPDGTVPTTSSEGLNDNAVRPSQIYSYPLNVAASAATFTRLAKFPTPLNYIASTQLLPSNSIRRMAFNIALTEFGTGNGDYQSEVYYFVQPAVVSQTTVATNFFTGASKLPILFTASPTPTPSVTPTPTPTATPTPTPTPSPTPTGSPTPTPTPVTPAAVLGISPGMVAIMEYTATDTPITPKTAAGSLTRAFTLPIELSGVSVTIDGVACGLRSVGGRRVEFVVPPAIASATSGTVLPIAINNNGVLMKSWVTIVPTRPDIFTKDGNIGPGGRAKAFNATNSIFTTEPFAIKTVKRRGDLLVPSVIRLYMTGIENVTSDVVTLRIRDALVVGGNFRSSAVLVEPGIYTIDFDMPSQLFGVGDQPIVVTVTVDGVSFESRLDDTSTRISIL; this is encoded by the coding sequence GTGACGATTCGTCTTACTTTCCTTTTTTCAGCAATTATTTTTCTTAACCTATTTGCCGTCTCAACGTTTGGGCAGGTAGATTCTGTTATCGCACAGTTGTCGAATTCGACGGCTGAATCGTTCGCAGGCGGCATGAGCGGTAACGGGCGTTTCGTTGTCTTCGAATCAACCGGTAATGTTGCAACCGAAAATCCGCGAAACACTGACGGCAATTCAGAGATATTTCTCTTCGATTACGCACAGCGCCGGATCTTTCAGCTCACGGACACGAAAAGCGTTCTATATGATACGCAGCTTCCGGCGTCCTTTGACAACATTCGGGTCACGATAGTCAATACTCGTCCGGTAATCAGCAGTGACGGAAAGTGGATCGCCTTTAGTTCTAATGCGACGACATCAAGACCGGGATCGCCTAACTCAACCAATCCGGGCCTTTTCTACGGTGATTCGTTCTCGGCTGCGACGCCGACACCAACGCCGACGCCAGTGCCAACACCGATCGGAGGAGCGACGCCAACGCCGACACCGACGCCATCTCCGTCGCCAACGCCTACCGGCACAGGTACGCCGACGCCGACCCCAACTCCGACCCCGGCTGCAAATCCGCTTTCAGCCGATGGAAATCTCGAAATTTGGCTCTATCAGATACCGGCCTACGCGGATGTGCCCAATTTGGCGGCAGGCGATGAGGTCGCCTTCACTCAGCTTGCGGGCGGAAATTTTGTCCGTGTGACGAATACGGACCCGAGCCAGTTACCTCGTCCGGGAACTGGCACCACGGGAGCCTTTGTTGCTGATGATAATCATGACGTGAGTATCAATGACGACGGCAGCGTAATTGCATTCGTCTCGACACGCGACCTAGTACCTGCTGTCGGCAACGCTTTTCCGGCCGAAGACAACGACGAGATCTTCACCTATGTCCGAAGTTCAGGCACGCTCGGCCAGGTCACAAAAACACCTCGCGGTGTGATATCGAATCCGATCTATAGCAAGAATCCGACGATCTCGGGCAATGGACAGCGCGTTCTGTTTGCAAGTACGGGAGAAAATCCGATCGTTGGAATGACGGGCGGCGTGAACCCAGTGGCCAGCCGCAACGAGGAAATATATTTCGCTGACCTCGTAGCCGGAAGCCCGACCACGGCAACGGTCAAAAAACAGGTAACGACAACGACATCGACAAATCTTGGCGATCCGGTCAACATCCTCGATCTCGGACGGCGAATGAGCCGCGACGGGCGTTACATTGCTTTTGATTCGTATGCGGATCTGGCTAACGAAAACAGCGGGACCAACTACACGTCATTCGCTCTTTATCTCTACGACACGACGGGTAACACATTCCGCCGCGTAGGTGCTCGCAGCGATGCGGATGAAGCAGCATCAGGCGGAGACGTAGCCCATTATCCGGGATTCACGAATAATGATGCCAACGGCTCGCCGTCGACGCTTGTATTGGAAACACGGCTCAACATTAAGCCGGATGGGACTGTACCGACTACATCGTCGGAAGGGCTGAATGACAACGCCGTGCGTCCATCGCAGATCTATTCCTATCCATTGAACGTGGCTGCTTCAGCGGCGACATTCACACGTCTGGCAAAGTTCCCGACGCCGTTGAATTACATCGCATCGACGCAATTGCTTCCCAGCAATTCGATACGCAGGATGGCGTTCAATATTGCCTTGACCGAATTTGGCACGGGTAATGGAGATTACCAGTCTGAGGTCTATTACTTCGTTCAGCCTGCAGTGGTGAGCCAGACGACGGTAGCGACGAATTTCTTTACGGGAGCAAGCAAACTGCCGATCCTGTTCACGGCTAGCCCGACACCAACGCCCTCGGTTACGCCAACACCAACACCGACGGCAACACCTACGCCGACTCCAACTCCGAGTCCGACGCCGACAGGATCCCCAACACCAACTCCGACGCCGGTCACTCCGGCGGCTGTGCTCGGAATTTCACCTGGCATGGTTGCGATCATGGAGTATACCGCGACGGACACCCCGATCACGCCTAAGACGGCAGCGGGTTCGTTGACCCGGGCGTTCACGCTTCCGATCGAGTTGAGCGGCGTCTCGGTCACTATCGACGGCGTTGCGTGCGGCCTAAGATCTGTTGGCGGCAGAAGGGTAGAATTTGTGGTTCCGCCCGCGATCGCGAGTGCGACGAGCGGCACAGTATTGCCGATCGCAATTAACAATAACGGCGTACTGATGAAAAGTTGGGTGACCATCGTTCCGACACGACCCGATATTTTCACAAAAGACGGGAATATCGGCCCCGGCGGACGAGCGAAAGCCTTTAACGCGACAAACTCGATATTTACCACCGAACCTTTCGCTATCAAGACGGTTAAACGACGGGGCGATTTGCTCGTTCCCAGCGTCATCAGGCTTTACATGACCGGCATTGAGAACGTTACTTCAGACGTAGTCACGCTACGAATACGTGATGCTTTGGTGGTCGGCGGGAATTTCAGGAGTAGTGCCGTACTTGTTGAGCCTGGAATTTATACGATCGATTTCGATATGCCCTCGCAGCTTTTCGGAGTTGGGGATCAGCCGATCGTGGTGACGGTTACAGTCGATGGCGTGTCTTTCGAAAGCAGGCTCGACGATACATCGACCAGGATCTCAATTCTTTGA